A window of Aquibium oceanicum genomic DNA:
CTGCTTTCGAAGTACGTGCGCGAGTTGGAGGACGAACTCGGGGCGCTGCTCCTGAACCGCACGACGCGGCAGTTCTCGCTGACCGAGGCGGGGCACACCTATTACAAGCGCGCCAACGAGATCATCCGCGAGATCGACAGCCTCGCCGACACGGTGCGCGAATCCTCCGGCGACGTGCGCGGACGGATCAGGCTTTCCGCGCCGCGCACCTTCGCCGATGCGCCGATCGGGCAGTCGCTGATCGACTTCGCGCTGGCGCATCCCGACATCGTGCTCGACATCAACCTCGACGATCGTTTCGTCGATCTGGTGGAGGAAGGCTTCGACCTGGCGATCCGCATTTCGAGACTCGAGAATTCCTCGCTCATCGCCCGCCGGCTGGCGCCCTTCTCCGTAAAAGTCTGCGCCTCGCCGGAGCTGATCGCGCGTACCGGCGCACCGAAGCGACCGCAGGATCTGTCGTCGCGCCCCTGCATCATCGACACCAACGGACGCTGGCTGGCGAACTGGCCCTTCAAGGGCGACAATGGCGAGATGATCTCGGTTGCGGTTTCCGGCCCGATCGAGGTGAACAGTCCACTTTCGGCCCGCGCCGCCGCTGTTTCGGGCCTGGGCTACGCCATCCTGCCCGATTTCATCGCCGCGCCCGAGATCGAGGCGGGCCGGCTCCAGACCCTGCTCGAGGACAGGATGCTGACCGGCGCCGGCATCTTCGCCGTCTATCCGCACCGGCGCTACCTGCCGGCCAAGGTCAGGGTGTTCGTGGATTTCCTCGTGCAGTGGTTCAAGGACAATGACGGCGGGTGAGCCGGCGACAGTCCCAATTTCGCCGGTTTTATGGTAGACGACCGGCGGCCAAATCAACACCTGTTCGCCGTGGAACCGATGCGACCCTTTTCGCGAACGACCGTTCCTGCTGCCGCCATGCTCGCAGGCTTCGCCCTGGCTTCTCCCGCACTTGCCCACCCGCACATCTTCGCGGAAGCACGCCTCGACGTCGTGGTGTCGCCGCAGGGCGACGTTTCCTCGCTGCGGCAC
This region includes:
- a CDS encoding LysR family transcriptional regulator, whose translation is MDTLTRMRAFIDVVEAEGFSAAARKIGRSKALLSKYVRELEDELGALLLNRTTRQFSLTEAGHTYYKRANEIIREIDSLADTVRESSGDVRGRIRLSAPRTFADAPIGQSLIDFALAHPDIVLDINLDDRFVDLVEEGFDLAIRISRLENSSLIARRLAPFSVKVCASPELIARTGAPKRPQDLSSRPCIIDTNGRWLANWPFKGDNGEMISVAVSGPIEVNSPLSARAAAVSGLGYAILPDFIAAPEIEAGRLQTLLEDRMLTGAGIFAVYPHRRYLPAKVRVFVDFLVQWFKDNDGG